Proteins co-encoded in one Bremerella sp. TYQ1 genomic window:
- a CDS encoding caspase family protein produces the protein MEAMRWILACSISILLLVSTANGEKHALLVGCSKYPNHTRIEELAGTENDVANFQQLLRSHFKFDEVRTLVGWPEDEKDRPTYDNICREFEQLIEQTNANDQVMILMAGHGFRFPLPESQQDVLDPANPEPDGFDESFLPADYEPGGRVILDNQIGQWLDRFKEQGVHVWIVFDSCFSGTMTRGGDEAGFRRVDPSVAGVDLQAMRNAERRAVKARSSYRNSVKLSELDVSQNESSIGSVVAFYAAQDYEPAPEVTRPAGADEKDPKYKHGLLSFHLERLLRDQGHELSYAALGRALVSRYRSDGRRWPTPAWEGDLERQVFGVSNWPEATGIYIEKAGGQLHLRGGELAGLSEGTIVGVYRPSDHAYTKPLAHLRVMATTSTTASVESITFGDTAQFDKLNSLPENSVCRIVSRPLGEGRVALHVRTRHTQILQSIRDVAESPDAVFYLSDQDNNAEWVFMDVPNMSDNGTTHPDAVLLPTSSTHLLDTGNDYQKLLADEGIPHVFYSADLMANPDFVGDRLSKDINRIIAWRNLWRLAGEYSASSPLVTRRDTQIEVRRLASPSDHSEGTDLNQSSLKAGDTVLLRVVNKSYEPYWYVVFFLNKRCGIQHVTTDTIRGRNYQVKSEDAVREDVLRFAINEECKGTNGFVVIAVSVEEHPNRPNYALISQDGLGSPTRWMNRHSQTLHITKAVQEFFAELSIHKSFGCC, from the coding sequence ATGGAAGCCATGCGTTGGATTCTGGCGTGCTCGATATCAATTTTGCTACTCGTATCCACCGCGAATGGCGAAAAACATGCGTTGCTAGTCGGATGTTCAAAGTATCCTAACCATACACGAATCGAGGAGTTGGCAGGGACGGAAAACGACGTTGCGAACTTTCAACAGCTTTTGCGGTCTCACTTCAAATTTGATGAAGTGAGAACCCTTGTCGGGTGGCCCGAAGACGAGAAGGATCGTCCTACCTACGACAACATTTGCCGCGAATTCGAGCAATTGATCGAGCAAACAAATGCCAACGATCAGGTCATGATCTTGATGGCTGGACATGGTTTCCGTTTTCCATTGCCTGAATCACAACAAGATGTCCTAGACCCCGCCAATCCGGAACCAGATGGTTTTGATGAATCCTTTCTGCCGGCCGATTACGAGCCTGGTGGAAGAGTAATTTTGGACAATCAGATTGGCCAATGGCTGGATCGATTCAAGGAACAAGGCGTACATGTATGGATCGTTTTCGATAGCTGTTTTTCCGGAACAATGACCCGCGGTGGTGATGAAGCAGGTTTCCGACGGGTTGATCCCTCGGTTGCTGGCGTTGATCTGCAAGCAATGCGAAATGCAGAACGTAGAGCTGTCAAAGCACGGTCGTCGTACCGGAATTCGGTGAAGCTGAGCGAACTGGATGTGTCACAAAACGAGTCTTCTATTGGGTCAGTTGTCGCATTCTACGCAGCCCAGGACTATGAACCAGCCCCGGAAGTTACTCGACCTGCTGGTGCGGACGAGAAGGATCCGAAATACAAGCATGGATTGTTGTCATTTCATCTTGAGCGTCTCTTACGAGACCAAGGGCACGAATTAAGCTACGCAGCCCTTGGTCGTGCGTTGGTAAGCCGTTACCGGTCCGACGGAAGACGATGGCCTACACCAGCTTGGGAAGGAGACTTGGAACGTCAAGTATTTGGCGTCTCGAATTGGCCAGAGGCAACTGGAATCTACATCGAGAAGGCAGGAGGCCAACTTCATCTGAGAGGCGGTGAACTTGCGGGATTATCCGAAGGTACGATCGTCGGAGTCTACCGACCTTCGGATCACGCTTACACTAAACCGCTTGCGCACTTACGAGTTATGGCAACAACTTCAACGACGGCGTCTGTTGAGTCTATTACCTTTGGAGATACAGCGCAATTCGACAAGCTTAATTCATTGCCCGAGAATTCCGTTTGTCGAATTGTAAGCCGGCCGCTAGGTGAAGGCAGAGTTGCACTTCATGTTAGGACCCGACACACACAAATACTCCAATCCATACGCGATGTAGCGGAGTCTCCTGACGCGGTCTTTTATCTGTCCGACCAAGATAATAATGCAGAATGGGTTTTCATGGACGTGCCAAACATGTCCGACAATGGCACCACCCATCCCGACGCGGTTTTACTTCCAACTTCATCAACTCATTTGTTGGATACCGGCAACGACTATCAGAAGCTACTGGCTGACGAAGGTATTCCTCATGTGTTTTATTCCGCGGACCTTATGGCAAATCCTGATTTTGTTGGAGACCGACTTTCGAAGGATATTAATCGAATTATTGCCTGGCGAAATCTATGGCGACTGGCCGGTGAGTACTCTGCTTCTTCGCCACTTGTAACCAGGCGAGATACGCAGATTGAAGTAAGAAGGTTGGCTAGCCCTTCCGACCACTCTGAAGGTACCGATCTCAATCAAAGTTCTCTTAAAGCCGGTGATACCGTGTTGTTGCGTGTCGTGAATAAGAGCTATGAACCCTATTGGTATGTAGTTTTTTTTCTGAATAAACGATGTGGTATTCAGCATGTTACCACCGACACAATCCGTGGTCGCAACTATCAAGTCAAGTCCGAGGATGCTGTACGGGAAGATGTCCTGCGTTTTGCCATCAACGAAGAATGCAAGGGGACCAATGGCTTCGTCGTAATCGCCGTCTCAGTCGAAGAACACCCCAATCGACCGAATTACGCACTCATCAGCCAAGATGGGCTCGGCTCGCCGACGAGGTGGATGAATAGACACTCACAAACGCTTCACATTACCAAGGCAGTGCAAGAATTTTTCGCCGAACTCTCAATTCACAAAAGTTTCGGTTGTTGCTAG
- a CDS encoding RNA polymerase sigma factor yields MTESSLEFERLVALLRAGDSNAAVQLVEEYESEVRRFIRVRLTTPEIRRWIDSLDVSQSVLSKFFVDVRSGAIEIRDPNQLRVLLLTMARNKLYDHARRQKADKRDARRLEEESKLNYVASSTQTPSQQIANSEIADAILERLSAEDRYMAEQRLSGFTWQELADELGSSADALRKRLSRALDRAAGEIGVL; encoded by the coding sequence ATGACAGAATCTTCCCTTGAGTTCGAGCGTCTTGTTGCCCTATTGCGTGCGGGCGATTCCAACGCGGCTGTGCAGCTCGTTGAAGAATACGAATCAGAAGTCCGACGATTTATTCGAGTTCGACTGACGACCCCAGAAATTCGTCGTTGGATCGATTCTTTGGACGTTTCTCAGTCCGTTCTCTCAAAGTTTTTCGTTGATGTACGTAGCGGAGCGATCGAAATTCGCGATCCCAATCAGCTACGTGTCTTGTTGCTAACAATGGCTCGCAACAAGCTATATGACCATGCACGACGGCAAAAGGCGGATAAACGAGACGCACGTCGTCTTGAAGAAGAATCCAAATTGAATTATGTCGCGTCGTCAACTCAGACGCCAAGCCAGCAAATAGCAAACTCCGAAATCGCCGATGCGATTCTGGAACGACTGTCGGCAGAGGATCGCTATATGGCTGAACAACGTTTGTCGGGTTTCACATGGCAAGAGTTAGCCGATGAACTGGGATCGTCCGCAGATGCTTTACGAAAGAGGTTGTCTCGTGCGCTCGATCGAGCCGCGGGAGAAATAGGAGTTCTCTGA
- a CDS encoding serine/threonine-protein kinase translates to MERQFTFDRALQHVELSETETVPISSPHELTTNPLPRIGKYTVISKIAGGSQGEVFRAVHPDLANEVAIKISTTPVNASELDPSQILKEGQVLAQLEHPNLARVFDVGIHEGRPYLVSRYVRGRTLDSYLHQESPSQMEIAALIAKISGAVGTAHRMGITHLDIKPRNIVIDETDEPVLIDFGLAVSENAMQEAPEYESGSLRGTIAYMSPEHAHGKADLIGPQCDVFSLGAVLYYSVVGHPPYVEDGFLENLESAREGRWDRKALKQSTISKHIQTIIDTALQSEMESRYRNCTELADSLDAYAKRAERTKRRALFSLGALVPLLAILGVWMFFGRDVPKSGELSPVPYAQAAPLSVEVFHSGRFVNLLERTPLKNGDQLRVTAPIPPEQFGTLFALSSEGRLTELCHFDRQPKQFTLQFPTQSGKAVPIVGERGTELVFLCLSSDHPVSLKDLLQQDFFETTMPPLSPYAIARVDDKGVRLEGETRGFGAPVDLPSPDEQVLQRLEKMQEAISSNNGTFSAIAFFHAE, encoded by the coding sequence CTGGAACGACAATTCACCTTTGATCGAGCGCTCCAGCATGTCGAGCTATCGGAAACAGAAACTGTTCCTATTTCATCTCCTCATGAACTCACCACTAATCCTCTACCACGCATCGGTAAGTATACGGTGATCTCCAAGATCGCTGGTGGTAGCCAAGGGGAAGTGTTTCGCGCCGTGCACCCTGACTTGGCAAACGAGGTCGCTATTAAGATCTCAACGACACCGGTCAACGCATCAGAACTTGATCCAAGTCAGATCTTAAAAGAAGGGCAGGTTTTGGCCCAACTCGAGCACCCGAACTTGGCAAGAGTGTTCGATGTCGGGATTCACGAGGGACGACCCTATCTAGTAAGTCGATATGTCCGCGGCAGAACGCTCGACAGCTACCTTCACCAGGAGTCTCCTAGCCAAATGGAGATCGCCGCGTTGATCGCTAAGATTTCTGGGGCAGTGGGGACGGCACATCGAATGGGAATAACACATCTTGATATCAAGCCTCGCAATATCGTAATTGACGAGACAGACGAGCCTGTCTTAATCGATTTTGGTCTAGCTGTATCGGAAAATGCAATGCAAGAGGCACCTGAATATGAATCAGGCAGCTTGCGAGGCACGATCGCGTATATGTCGCCCGAACATGCCCATGGAAAGGCTGATCTGATCGGGCCGCAGTGTGATGTATTTTCGCTCGGGGCAGTTCTATATTACTCGGTTGTTGGACATCCACCCTACGTAGAAGACGGCTTTTTGGAGAATCTTGAGTCGGCACGTGAAGGTCGATGGGATCGGAAAGCACTAAAGCAATCCACGATTTCGAAGCATATCCAAACCATTATCGATACGGCTTTGCAGTCAGAAATGGAGAGTCGGTATCGCAACTGTACGGAATTGGCCGATTCCCTTGATGCTTACGCAAAGAGGGCCGAACGGACGAAGCGTAGGGCCCTTTTTTCTCTTGGTGCATTGGTTCCGCTACTTGCAATTCTGGGCGTCTGGATGTTTTTCGGCAGAGACGTGCCCAAGTCAGGTGAATTGTCCCCAGTACCGTATGCTCAAGCAGCCCCTCTTAGCGTAGAGGTGTTCCACTCGGGAAGATTCGTCAATTTATTGGAGAGGACGCCCCTCAAAAATGGTGATCAACTTCGAGTCACAGCTCCTATTCCCCCTGAACAGTTTGGGACCCTTTTTGCACTTTCTAGCGAAGGGCGATTGACGGAACTATGCCATTTCGATCGACAACCAAAACAATTTACACTTCAATTCCCTACCCAATCAGGTAAGGCAGTGCCAATTGTTGGCGAGCGAGGCACGGAATTGGTATTCCTTTGCCTATCGAGCGATCACCCTGTGTCACTGAAGGACTTATTACAGCAGGACTTCTTTGAAACCACGATGCCTCCACTTTCCCCATACGCCATCGCTCGCGTCGATGACAAGGGAGTACGGCTGGAGGGTGAAACGAGAGGGTTTGGGGCTCCTGTAGATCTACCAAGTCCAGATGAGCAAGTCCTTCAGCGACTTGAAAAAATGCAGGAAGCCATCTCTTCCAATAACGGAACATTCTCTGCAATTGCCTTCTTTCACGCCGAGTAG